One window of Hymenobacter sp. BRD128 genomic DNA carries:
- a CDS encoding molybdopterin-dependent oxidoreductase, with amino-acid sequence MTPETHYRACNLCEAICGLEITHQDGRILRIAGDKADPLSRGHICPKALGLQDIYEDPDRLRRPLRRTATGWEEVSWDTALDEVATRLRAVRAAHGPHATAWYAGNPTVHNSGTQLSMPGFLKALGSRSLFSASSVDQLPHHFAAWQLFGHPLLLPVPDLDRTDYWLILGANPLVSNGSLMTAPDVASRLRAIQARGGRVVVIDPCRTETAARADEHHFIRPGTDVFLLLAMVHTLFAENLVRPGRLADCLDGLAELAAAAVADFAPEQVASRTGMAADTTRRLARELAAAGRGVCYGRVGVSVQEFGGLCLWLVSVLNALTGHLDEPGGAMFATPALDLLGKPQAYERYDRYRSRVRGVPEFMGELPVACLAEEIRTPGPGQLRALVTSCGNPVLSTPNGGQLDTALASLDFMVSIDIYLNETTRHAHYILPPATGLETAHYDVSFHALAIRNTARYSEPLVEKTAEQRYDWEIFEGLRQRLETGDAYDPATAAPPENPEAKIDLGLRYGAYGPAGLSLAALRAQPHGVDLGPLQPRLPHTLRTAGQRINLAPPLLLGDLARARQALAAPLALAPEQLLLISRRELRSNNSWMHNLPRLIKGRNRCTLHLHPTDAAARHLTAGQLVRVRSRVGSIEVPIELTEAVMPGVVSLPHGYGHQRAGLRLAVASQHPGASLNDLTDDQRLDALTGNAALSGEPVWVEG; translated from the coding sequence ATGACGCCCGAAACGCATTACCGCGCCTGCAACCTCTGCGAGGCAATCTGCGGCCTCGAAATCACGCACCAGGATGGCCGGATTTTGCGCATCGCGGGCGATAAGGCCGACCCGCTCAGCCGGGGCCACATCTGCCCCAAAGCCCTGGGTTTGCAGGATATATACGAAGACCCCGACCGCCTGCGCCGGCCGCTGCGCCGCACCGCCACCGGCTGGGAAGAAGTGAGCTGGGACACGGCGCTCGACGAGGTGGCCACCCGCCTGCGGGCGGTGCGCGCCGCTCACGGCCCGCACGCCACGGCCTGGTACGCCGGCAACCCCACGGTGCACAACTCGGGCACCCAGCTGTCGATGCCGGGCTTTTTGAAGGCGCTCGGCTCGCGCAGCCTGTTCTCGGCCTCGTCCGTGGACCAATTGCCGCACCACTTCGCGGCCTGGCAGCTGTTCGGGCATCCGCTGCTGCTGCCCGTGCCCGACCTCGACCGCACCGACTACTGGCTGATTTTGGGGGCTAACCCCCTGGTTAGCAACGGTAGCCTGATGACGGCGCCCGACGTGGCTAGCCGCCTGCGCGCCATTCAGGCCCGCGGCGGCCGGGTGGTTGTCATCGACCCGTGCCGCACCGAAACCGCCGCCCGCGCCGACGAGCACCACTTCATCCGGCCCGGCACCGACGTGTTTCTGCTGCTGGCGATGGTGCACACGCTCTTCGCCGAAAACCTGGTGCGGCCCGGCCGGCTGGCCGACTGCCTCGATGGCCTGGCCGAGCTGGCCGCCGCCGCCGTGGCCGACTTTGCGCCCGAGCAGGTGGCTAGCCGCACCGGCATGGCGGCCGACACCACGCGCCGGCTGGCGCGCGAGCTGGCCGCCGCCGGGCGCGGCGTGTGCTACGGCCGGGTGGGCGTATCGGTGCAGGAGTTTGGCGGGCTGTGCTTGTGGCTGGTGAGCGTGCTCAACGCTCTCACCGGGCACCTCGACGAGCCGGGCGGGGCCATGTTTGCCACGCCCGCCCTCGACCTGCTGGGTAAGCCTCAGGCGTATGAGCGCTACGACCGCTACCGCAGCCGGGTGCGCGGCGTGCCCGAGTTTATGGGCGAGCTGCCGGTGGCCTGCCTGGCCGAGGAAATCCGCACGCCCGGCCCCGGCCAGTTGCGGGCGCTGGTCACGAGCTGCGGCAACCCGGTGCTGAGCACGCCCAACGGCGGCCAGCTCGACACGGCGCTGGCTAGCCTCGATTTTATGGTGAGCATCGACATCTACCTCAACGAAACCACGCGCCACGCCCACTACATTCTGCCGCCCGCCACGGGCCTCGAAACGGCACACTACGACGTGTCGTTTCACGCCCTGGCCATTCGCAACACGGCGCGCTACTCCGAGCCGTTGGTTGAGAAAACGGCGGAGCAGCGCTACGACTGGGAGATTTTTGAAGGCCTGCGCCAGCGCCTCGAAACCGGCGATGCCTACGACCCGGCCACCGCCGCGCCCCCGGAAAATCCCGAAGCTAAAATCGACCTGGGATTGCGCTACGGCGCCTACGGCCCGGCCGGCCTCTCACTGGCCGCCCTGCGCGCGCAGCCCCATGGCGTAGACCTCGGCCCCTTGCAGCCGCGCCTGCCGCACACGCTGCGCACGGCCGGCCAGCGCATTAACCTGGCCCCGCCGCTGCTGCTCGGCGACCTGGCCCGCGCCCGGCAGGCCCTGGCCGCGCCGCTAGCCCTGGCACCCGAGCAACTGCTGCTAATTAGTCGCCGCGAATTGCGCAGCAACAACTCCTGGATGCACAACCTGCCCCGCCTCATCAAGGGCCGCAACCGCTGCACCCTGCACCTACACCCCACCGATGCCGCCGCCCGCCACCTCACCGCCGGCCAACTGGTGCGGGTGCGCTCGCGGGTGGGCAGCATCGAAGTGCCCATTGAGCTGACCGAGGCCGTGATGCCCGGCGTGGTCAGCCTGCCCCATGGCTACGGCCACCAGCGCGCCGGCCTGCGCCTGGCCGTGGCTAGCCAGCACCCCGGCGCCAGCCTCAACGACCTCACCGACGACCAGCGCCTCGATGCGCTCACCGGCAACGCCGCGCTCAGCGGCGAGCCGGTGTGGGTGGAGGGATAG
- the ppk1 gene encoding polyphosphate kinase 1 — protein sequence MTFFRMRYPPPTTFLNENPARDLSWLRFNARVLQEAQCPTVPLLERLKFLAIFSANLDEFFKVRVATLRRLVKLKKKTRAQLPGGSPKRLLAEVLAEVHRQQEEFGRTFREVLLPALQGAGIRLLTAEELTEAQCDWVKTYFQENVRDLLSPIVLDDTLHQLFLKDQAVYLTFDLTQPLPSPAAGKGKAKKATAERVVIMELPTKRHGGRFVALPGGAGTADDPHLVLFLDDVVRAGAASLFPAYGRVQVNAIKLSRDAELDIEEEISGDLMAKIKSSLAKRATGYPARLLFDPATPKSVLKAIKQKTGIEDEELVEGSRYHNFRDFFGFPDFGRRDLLNPAWTELPHPSLPRTGPLLPSIARRDHLVHPPFQSFDVVPRLLREAAHDPRVSAISLTLYRVAPKSAVVKALLRAVKNGKQVTAVVELKARFDEESNLHWAEKLQRAGAHVIFTPPELKCHAKLLLITRRAEADDQPQRYAYLSSGNFNEATAHLYADHGLFTASPDITAEVDQVFRYFITGEEPGHLQHLLVAPFTLRKQLLKLIAAEASRAKHGEDAYIILKVNSLEDPGMIAALYAASQAGVRIELLIRGIGCLVPGEPGLSETISQRGLLDRYLEHARIYVFGNGGQEKVYVSSADWMSRNLDRRVEVAFPLLDDTLRAEIRHLLDLERQDNVKARDFDNHYILPAEGQPVVRAQEAERTYLQKLARRRRKVQ from the coding sequence ATGACGTTCTTCCGTATGCGCTATCCTCCACCCACCACCTTCCTGAATGAAAACCCTGCCCGCGACCTGAGCTGGCTGCGCTTTAATGCCCGCGTGCTCCAAGAGGCGCAGTGCCCCACCGTGCCGCTGCTCGAGCGCCTCAAGTTTCTGGCCATCTTCTCGGCCAACCTCGACGAGTTTTTCAAGGTGCGGGTGGCCACGCTGCGGCGGCTGGTCAAGCTCAAGAAGAAAACCCGCGCCCAGCTGCCCGGCGGCAGCCCCAAGCGCCTGCTGGCCGAGGTGCTGGCCGAAGTGCACCGCCAGCAGGAGGAGTTTGGCCGCACCTTTCGCGAGGTGTTGCTGCCCGCGCTGCAAGGCGCGGGCATTCGGCTGCTTACCGCCGAGGAACTGACCGAGGCGCAGTGCGACTGGGTGAAAACTTACTTCCAGGAGAACGTGCGCGACCTGCTCTCGCCCATCGTGCTCGACGATACGCTGCACCAGCTTTTTCTGAAAGACCAGGCCGTATACCTGACCTTCGACCTAACGCAGCCGCTGCCTAGCCCGGCGGCGGGCAAGGGCAAAGCCAAAAAGGCCACTGCCGAGCGCGTCGTAATCATGGAGCTGCCCACCAAGCGGCACGGCGGGCGCTTCGTGGCCCTGCCCGGCGGCGCGGGCACCGCCGACGACCCGCACCTGGTGCTGTTTCTGGACGACGTGGTGCGGGCCGGCGCGGCTAGCCTCTTTCCGGCCTACGGGCGGGTGCAGGTGAATGCCATCAAGCTCAGTCGCGATGCCGAGCTGGATATTGAGGAAGAAATTTCGGGCGACCTCATGGCCAAAATCAAGAGCAGCCTGGCCAAGCGCGCCACCGGCTACCCGGCTAGGCTGCTCTTCGACCCCGCCACGCCCAAGAGCGTGCTTAAGGCCATCAAGCAGAAAACCGGCATTGAAGACGAGGAGCTGGTGGAAGGCAGCCGCTACCACAATTTCCGCGATTTTTTCGGCTTTCCTGATTTTGGGCGGCGCGATTTGCTGAACCCGGCCTGGACCGAGCTGCCGCACCCCAGCCTGCCGCGCACCGGCCCGCTGCTGCCCAGCATTGCCCGGCGCGACCACCTGGTGCATCCGCCTTTTCAGAGCTTCGACGTGGTGCCGCGCCTGCTGCGTGAGGCGGCCCACGACCCGCGCGTGAGCGCCATCAGCCTCACGCTCTACCGCGTGGCACCCAAAAGCGCCGTGGTGAAGGCGCTGCTCAGAGCCGTGAAAAACGGCAAGCAGGTGACGGCGGTAGTAGAGCTAAAGGCCCGCTTTGATGAGGAAAGCAACCTGCACTGGGCCGAAAAATTGCAGCGGGCCGGCGCGCACGTCATCTTCACGCCGCCCGAGCTCAAGTGCCACGCCAAGCTGCTGCTCATTACGCGCCGCGCCGAGGCCGACGACCAGCCGCAGCGCTACGCCTACCTCAGCTCGGGCAACTTCAACGAGGCTACCGCCCACCTCTACGCCGACCACGGCCTGTTCACGGCCAGCCCCGATATCACGGCCGAGGTCGACCAGGTGTTTCGCTACTTTATCACCGGTGAGGAGCCGGGCCACCTTCAGCACCTGCTGGTGGCGCCCTTCACGCTGCGCAAGCAGCTGCTCAAGCTCATCGCCGCCGAGGCCAGCCGCGCCAAGCACGGTGAGGATGCTTACATCATCTTGAAAGTGAACTCGCTGGAAGACCCCGGCATGATTGCCGCGCTCTACGCGGCCAGCCAGGCCGGCGTGCGCATCGAACTGCTTATCCGGGGCATTGGCTGCCTGGTGCCGGGCGAGCCCGGCCTGAGCGAAACCATCAGCCAGCGCGGCCTGCTCGACCGGTACCTGGAGCACGCCCGCATCTACGTCTTCGGCAACGGCGGCCAGGAAAAAGTCTACGTATCGTCGGCCGACTGGATGAGTCGCAACCTCGACCGCCGCGTGGAAGTGGCTTTCCCGCTGCTCGACGACACGCTACGCGCCGAAATCCGCCACCTGCTCGACCTCGAGCGCCAGGACAACGTGAAAGCCCGCGACTTCGACAATCACTACATTTTGCCCGCCGAGGGCCAGCCGGTGGTGCGGGCGCAGGAAGCCGAGCGCACCTACTTACAAAAGCTGGCCCGGCGGCGCCGCAAGGTGCAGTAG
- a CDS encoding histidine phosphatase family protein — protein MKTLYLMRHAKSSWSFDELSDQERPLNDRGRADAPAMGQALAKRQIALDLLVSSPAVRAMTTAVLVARELGYPHDKIQVEPCLYQADLDSQLAVIRDLPDAAESAMLTGHNPTITDTANYLLPHNSFTHELPTAAVVCVRFQVEHWAEAGPANAEFYFYDYPKSS, from the coding sequence ATGAAAACCCTGTATCTGATGCGCCACGCCAAGTCGAGCTGGAGCTTTGATGAGCTTAGTGACCAGGAGCGCCCCCTCAACGACCGGGGCCGCGCCGACGCCCCCGCCATGGGCCAGGCCCTGGCCAAGCGCCAGATTGCCCTCGACCTGCTCGTGAGCTCGCCCGCCGTGCGGGCCATGACCACGGCTGTGCTCGTGGCCCGCGAACTGGGCTACCCGCACGATAAGATTCAGGTTGAGCCCTGCCTCTACCAGGCCGACCTCGACTCGCAGCTGGCCGTTATTCGCGACCTGCCCGACGCGGCCGAATCGGCCATGCTCACCGGCCACAACCCCACCATAACCGACACGGCCAACTACCTGCTGCCCCATAACAGCTTCACCCACGAGCTGCCCACGGCGGCCGTAGTGTGCGTGCGCTTTCAGGTCGAGCACTGGGCCGAGGCCGGCCCGGCCAATGCCGAGTTTTACTTCTACGACTACCCAAAGAGCAGTTAA
- a CDS encoding peroxiredoxin family protein, whose protein sequence is MLRDFRGKYVLVDFWASWCGPCRGENPNVVANYNQYKTRNFTVLGLSLDRESGRDAWLKAIETDGPAWTQVSDLKFWKNDVAQLYGIQAIPQNFLIGPDGRMVAKNVRGEELGKKLAAVLPTAAQ, encoded by the coding sequence TTGCTGCGCGACTTCCGGGGCAAGTACGTGCTGGTCGATTTCTGGGCGAGCTGGTGCGGGCCCTGCCGGGGCGAAAACCCCAACGTGGTGGCCAATTACAACCAGTATAAAACGCGCAACTTCACCGTACTTGGCCTGTCGCTCGACCGCGAAAGTGGCCGCGACGCCTGGCTCAAGGCCATCGAAACCGATGGGCCAGCCTGGACCCAGGTATCGGACCTTAAATTCTGGAAAAACGACGTGGCCCAGCTCTACGGCATCCAGGCCATTCCCCAGAATTTCCTCATCGGCCCCGACGGCCGCATGGTGGCCAAAAACGTGCGCGGCGAGGAGCTGGGCAAAAAGCTGGCCGCCGTGCTGCCCACCGCCGCGCAGTAG
- the hflX gene encoding GTPase HflX, producing MSKSKDNNGQGSTRHVGATDHTPARRDTKLDRLLKTKTYETAKEVETAVLVSVPPRRQTDAQTTEYLDELAFLIETAGAQATKRFVQKLDKPDIRSYVGEGKLAEIKAWVTHEKTSMVVFDDDLSPSQLRNLEAELKVKIVDRSLLILDIFALRAKSATSRTQVELAQYQYLLPRLTGLWTHLDKQRGGVGMKGPGETEIETDRRIVRDRIAFLKEKLEDLDKQAVTQRKTRTNTIRVALVGYTNVGKSTLMNLLGKSEVFAENKLFATVDATTRKVVLDNHVPFLLSDTVGFIRKLPTKLIESFKSTLDEIREADLLIHVVDISHPAFEEHIEVVNETLREIGAADKPALLVFNKIDQYKAEENPALQFDAEPGDDEWPTDQHEAAPRPPLEQLQETYMARMHDPVVFISAQNKENIEALRELLARRVGELAAKRFPHFAAGYGE from the coding sequence ATGTCCAAATCTAAAGACAACAACGGCCAGGGTAGCACCCGCCACGTGGGCGCTACCGACCACACGCCCGCCCGGCGCGATACCAAGCTCGACCGCCTGCTCAAAACCAAGACCTACGAAACGGCTAAGGAAGTTGAAACCGCCGTGCTGGTGAGCGTGCCCCCGCGCCGCCAAACCGACGCGCAGACGACCGAGTACCTCGACGAGCTGGCTTTTTTGATTGAAACGGCCGGGGCGCAGGCCACCAAGCGCTTTGTGCAGAAGCTCGACAAGCCCGACATCCGCAGCTACGTGGGCGAGGGCAAGCTAGCCGAAATCAAGGCCTGGGTGACGCACGAGAAAACCAGCATGGTGGTTTTCGACGATGACCTCTCGCCCTCGCAGCTGCGCAACCTGGAGGCCGAGCTGAAGGTGAAAATCGTGGACAGGTCGCTGCTCATTCTCGATATTTTTGCGCTGCGGGCTAAGTCGGCCACCTCGCGCACGCAGGTCGAGCTGGCACAGTACCAGTACCTATTGCCCCGCCTCACCGGCCTCTGGACTCACCTGGACAAGCAGCGCGGCGGCGTGGGCATGAAAGGCCCCGGCGAAACGGAAATCGAGACCGACCGGCGCATTGTGCGCGACCGCATTGCTTTTTTGAAAGAGAAGCTCGAAGACCTCGACAAGCAGGCCGTTACGCAGCGCAAGACGCGCACCAATACCATCAGGGTGGCGCTGGTGGGCTACACCAACGTGGGCAAGAGCACGCTAATGAACCTGCTGGGTAAGTCGGAGGTATTTGCCGAAAACAAGCTTTTCGCCACCGTCGATGCCACCACCCGCAAAGTGGTGCTCGACAACCACGTGCCCTTCCTACTGTCTGATACCGTAGGGTTTATCCGCAAGCTGCCCACCAAGCTCATTGAGAGCTTTAAGAGCACGCTCGATGAAATCCGGGAGGCCGATTTGCTGATTCACGTCGTGGATATTTCGCACCCGGCCTTCGAGGAGCACATTGAGGTGGTGAACGAAACGCTGCGCGAAATTGGCGCGGCCGACAAGCCCGCCCTGCTCGTATTCAACAAGATAGACCAGTACAAGGCTGAGGAAAACCCGGCGCTGCAGTTCGATGCCGAACCCGGCGACGACGAGTGGCCCACCGACCAGCACGAGGCCGCGCCGCGCCCGCCCCTCGAGCAATTGCAGGAAACATACATGGCCCGCATGCACGACCCGGTGGTATTCATCTCGGCCCAAAACAAGGAAAATATCGAGGCCCTGCGCGAGCTGCTGGCCCGCCGCGTGGGCGAGCTGGCCGCCAAGCGCTTTCCGCACTTCGCGGCCGGCTACGGCGAATAG
- a CDS encoding cytochrome c, which produces MNVFKIAGLLLAGLAGAGAAQAAPPAPGQLLFQKNCQRCHGQDGRLGRNGAHDLTKSNLNAFGRTYLVTNGMRKMPAFGKTLTPAQIEEVVAYSLTLK; this is translated from the coding sequence ATGAATGTTTTTAAAATTGCCGGCCTTCTGCTGGCGGGGCTAGCCGGGGCGGGCGCGGCGCAGGCCGCGCCGCCCGCGCCCGGCCAGCTCCTGTTTCAAAAGAATTGCCAGCGCTGCCACGGCCAAGACGGCCGCCTGGGCCGCAACGGTGCCCACGACCTGACCAAGAGTAACCTCAACGCCTTCGGACGCACCTACTTGGTCACCAACGGGATGCGTAAGATGCCGGCCTTTGGCAAAACCCTGACGCCGGCCCAGATTGAGGAGGTCGTTGCCTATTCTCTCACGCTTAAATAG
- a CDS encoding glycosyltransferase family 4 protein, which yields MRVALVINTSWNIWNFRRGLVQALQAAGHEVLAIAPPDAYSGRLETELGCRYVPILMENKGTNPIKDAQLTRRFVAVYRRERPDVVLHFTIKPNIYGTLAARIAGVPSINNVSGLGTAFIVENLVSKVVKGLYRLAFRFPEKVFFQNNDDRELFIRGGLIRPALTGLVPGSGVDLNRFRPEPTAAKAPGEPFTFLMVARVLYEKGIAEYFEAAKQVRAALGPAHVRLQLLGALDEAGGVGVTRATFEQWLAEGNIDYLGTSDNVAAHLHRADCVVLPSYREGTPKTLLEAAACGKPLVTTDVPGCRETVQNGRNGYLCQVRNAADLADKLLTVAQLPPARLAALGAASRQLAEEKFDEQLVLRQYLDAVAEAGRARHPSALRA from the coding sequence GTGCGCGTTGCCCTCGTCATCAATACCTCCTGGAACATCTGGAATTTTCGGCGCGGCCTGGTGCAGGCCCTGCAAGCGGCCGGCCACGAGGTGCTGGCCATTGCACCGCCCGATGCCTATTCTGGCCGGCTGGAAACCGAATTGGGCTGCCGCTACGTGCCCATCCTGATGGAAAATAAGGGTACCAACCCCATCAAGGATGCCCAGCTGACGCGGCGCTTCGTGGCCGTGTACCGGCGCGAGCGGCCCGATGTGGTGCTGCATTTCACCATCAAGCCCAACATCTATGGCACGCTGGCCGCGCGCATCGCGGGCGTGCCCAGCATCAACAACGTGAGTGGCCTGGGCACGGCTTTCATTGTCGAAAACCTGGTGAGCAAGGTGGTGAAGGGCCTCTACCGGCTAGCCTTCCGGTTTCCGGAAAAAGTATTTTTTCAGAATAATGACGACCGCGAGCTCTTTATCCGGGGCGGGCTGATACGGCCGGCGCTCACGGGCCTGGTGCCCGGCTCGGGCGTCGATTTAAACCGCTTCCGGCCCGAGCCGACCGCCGCAAAGGCGCCCGGCGAGCCGTTTACCTTCCTGATGGTGGCGCGGGTGCTCTACGAAAAAGGCATCGCCGAATATTTTGAAGCCGCCAAGCAGGTTCGGGCGGCGCTCGGCCCCGCCCATGTGCGCCTGCAGCTGCTGGGCGCCCTAGATGAGGCCGGCGGCGTGGGCGTGACGCGCGCCACCTTCGAGCAGTGGCTGGCTGAAGGCAACATCGACTACCTGGGCACCAGCGACAACGTGGCCGCCCACCTGCACCGCGCCGACTGCGTGGTGCTGCCCAGCTACCGCGAAGGCACCCCCAAAACCCTGCTCGAAGCGGCCGCCTGCGGCAAGCCCCTGGTAACCACCGACGTGCCCGGCTGCCGCGAAACCGTGCAAAATGGCCGCAACGGCTACCTCTGCCAGGTACGCAATGCCGCCGACCTGGCCGATAAGCTTCTGACCGTGGCCCAGCTGCCGCCCGCCCGCCTAGCTGCCCTGGGCGCCGCCAGCCGCCAGCTGGCCGAAGAAAAATTTGACGAGCAGCTGGTGCTGCGCCAATACCTCGACGCCGTGGCCGAGGCCGGCCGGGCCCGCCACCCTAGCGCCCTTCGGGCTTAA
- the rfbC gene encoding dTDP-4-dehydrorhamnose 3,5-epimerase → MEVITHALPGLLEFRPRIFGDPRGAFFESFSARTMEWLGLPRHHWVQDNQSSSKAGTLRGLHFQRPPHAQAKLVRVAQGRALDVVVDLRRRSPTFGQHAKVLLTAELGNVFYVPEGFAHGFVALEDNTLFLYKCSAYYAPAAEGGLRWDDPALGIDWGFAGEALVSPKDAILPTLAELASPF, encoded by the coding sequence ATGGAAGTTATCACCCACGCACTGCCGGGCTTGCTGGAGTTCCGGCCCCGCATTTTTGGCGACCCGCGCGGCGCATTCTTCGAGTCGTTCAGCGCCCGCACGATGGAATGGTTGGGCCTGCCCCGCCACCACTGGGTGCAGGACAACCAAAGCAGCTCGAAGGCCGGCACCCTGCGCGGGCTGCATTTTCAGCGCCCGCCCCACGCCCAGGCCAAGCTCGTGCGCGTGGCCCAGGGCCGCGCCCTCGACGTGGTAGTAGACCTGCGCCGCCGCTCGCCCACTTTCGGCCAGCACGCCAAGGTGCTGCTCACGGCCGAGCTAGGCAACGTGTTTTACGTGCCCGAAGGCTTTGCCCACGGCTTCGTAGCGCTGGAAGATAATACCTTGTTTCTTTACAAGTGCTCAGCGTATTACGCACCGGCTGCCGAGGGCGGCCTGCGCTGGGACGACCCCGCGCTGGGTATCGACTGGGGCTTTGCGGGCGAGGCGCTGGTGTCGCCCAAGGATGCCATCCTGCCCACCCTAGCCGAGCTGGCGAGTCCGTTTTAG
- the murF gene encoding UDP-N-acetylmuramoyl-tripeptide--D-alanyl-D-alanine ligase, protein MMTLYDHYLAAQGQVSTDSRQPQPGTLFFALNGPSFRGADFAGGALAQGASHAVVDDEALAAHDPAHYTYAPDPLAALQALAREHRRRFRGPVLAVTGSNGKTTTKELLTVVLAQQYNVLATIGNLNNHIGVPLTLLRLRPETHEIAIVEMGANHQGEIASYCQWAEPTHGLITNIGKAHLEGFGGEAGIAKGKGELFDYLASHGGTAFVNTLDAKLPALASPVPQRTSYPGPADTYPASLLAADPALRLRLWDGTEVAAQLTGEYNFPNMAAAAAVGAYFDVPAAQVAAALASYNPQNNRSQLVRTAGGNDLILDAYNANPSSMAAALRSFAQRPVAAGQGRLAILGDMFELGDSAEAEHTALGQLLAELKLDNVLLIGPLMQLAAQAQPAAQHFADKTAAAVWLAGHPVAGQLVLLKGSRGMGLETLLPQL, encoded by the coding sequence ATGATGACTCTTTACGACCACTACCTCGCCGCCCAGGGCCAGGTTAGCACCGATTCGCGCCAGCCCCAGCCCGGCACGCTGTTCTTTGCCCTCAACGGCCCGAGCTTTCGCGGGGCCGACTTTGCCGGCGGGGCGCTGGCCCAGGGCGCTAGCCACGCCGTGGTCGATGACGAGGCCCTGGCCGCCCACGACCCCGCGCACTACACCTACGCCCCCGACCCGCTGGCCGCCCTGCAGGCGCTGGCCCGTGAGCACCGCCGCCGCTTTCGCGGCCCCGTGCTGGCCGTGACGGGCTCCAACGGCAAAACCACCACCAAGGAATTGCTGACCGTGGTGCTGGCGCAGCAGTATAACGTGCTGGCTACCATTGGCAATCTCAATAACCACATCGGCGTGCCGCTCACGCTGCTGCGCCTGCGCCCCGAAACCCATGAAATCGCCATCGTCGAGATGGGCGCCAACCACCAGGGCGAAATTGCCAGCTACTGCCAGTGGGCCGAGCCCACCCACGGCCTCATCACCAACATCGGCAAGGCCCACCTCGAAGGCTTTGGCGGCGAAGCCGGCATTGCCAAAGGCAAGGGCGAGCTGTTTGACTACCTGGCCAGCCACGGCGGCACGGCTTTCGTCAACACCCTCGATGCCAAGCTGCCCGCCCTGGCTAGCCCCGTGCCACAACGCACCAGCTACCCCGGTCCGGCCGATACCTACCCAGCTAGCCTGCTGGCCGCCGACCCCGCCCTGCGCCTGCGCCTCTGGGACGGCACCGAAGTGGCGGCCCAGCTAACTGGCGAGTATAATTTTCCGAATATGGCCGCCGCCGCCGCCGTGGGGGCTTATTTCGACGTGCCGGCCGCGCAGGTCGCCGCCGCGCTGGCTAGCTACAACCCGCAAAACAACCGCTCGCAGCTCGTGCGCACGGCCGGCGGCAACGACCTCATCCTCGACGCCTACAATGCCAACCCCAGCAGCATGGCCGCCGCGCTGCGCAGCTTTGCGCAGCGGCCGGTAGCCGCCGGGCAGGGCCGGCTAGCCATCCTGGGCGACATGTTTGAGCTGGGCGATAGTGCCGAAGCCGAGCATACCGCGTTGGGCCAGCTGCTGGCCGAGTTGAAGCTGGATAACGTGCTGCTCATCGGCCCGCTGATGCAGCTTGCCGCCCAGGCCCAGCCCGCCGCCCAGCATTTTGCCGATAAAACGGCCGCCGCCGTGTGGCTCGCCGGGCACCCGGTAGCCGGCCAGCTCGTGCTGCTCAAAGGCTCGCGCGGCATGGGGCTGGAAACACTGCTGCCGCAGCTGTAA